A stretch of the Budorcas taxicolor isolate Tak-1 unplaced genomic scaffold, Takin1.1 scaffold539, whole genome shotgun sequence genome encodes the following:
- the LOC128071419 gene encoding HLA class II histocompatibility antigen gamma chain-like isoform X2: MEDQRDLISNHEQLPMLGQRPRAQESKCSRGALYTGFSVLVALLLAGQATTAYFLYQQQGRLDKLTVTSQNLQLENLRMKLPKPAKPLSQMRMATPMLMRALPMAGPEPMKNATKYGNMTQDHVMHLLLKADPLKVYPQLKGSLPENLKHLKDSMDGLDWKLFENWLHQWLLFEMSKNSLEEKPFEVPPKDPMEMEYPSSGLEV; this comes from the exons ATGGAAGACCAGCGTGACCTCATCTCCAACCATGAGCAGCTGCCCATGCTGGGCCAGCGCCCCAGAGCCCAGGAGAG CAAGTGCAGTCGTGGAGCCCTGTACACGGGCTTTTCTGTCTTGGTGGCTCTGCTCCTGGCTGGCCAGGCCACCACTGCCTACTTCCTGTACCAGCAGCAGGGCCGGCTGGACAAGCTGACGGTCACCTCCCAGAACCTGCAGCTGGAGAACCTGCGCATGAAGCTTCCCAAGC CTGCCAAGCCTTTGAGCCAGATGCGGATGGCCACTCCCATGCTGATGCGGGCGCTGCCCATGGCAGGCCCGGAG cCCATGAAGAACGCCACCAAGTATGGCAACATGACACAGGACCACGTGATGCACCTGCTCCTG AAGGCGGACCCCCTGAAGGTGTACCCGCAGCTGAAGGGGAGCCTGCCAGAAAACCTGAAACACCTTAAGGACTCCATGGACGGCTTGGACTGGAAG CTCTTTGAGAACTGGCTGCATCAGTGGCTCTTGTTTGAAATGAGCAAGAACTCACTGGAGGAGAAGCCCTTTGAGGTTCCACCAAAAG ACCCAATGGAGATGGAGTATCCGTCATCTGGGCTAGAGGTGTAA
- the LOC128071419 gene encoding HLA class II histocompatibility antigen gamma chain-like isoform X1, translated as MEDQRDLISNHEQLPMLGQRPRAQESKCSRGALYTGFSVLVALLLAGQATTAYFLYQQQGRLDKLTVTSQNLQLENLRMKLPKPAKPLSQMRMATPMLMRALPMAGPEPMKNATKYGNMTQDHVMHLLLKADPLKVYPQLKGSLPENLKHLKDSMDGLDWKLFENWLHQWLLFEMSKNSLEEKPFEVPPKVLTQCQEEVSRIPAIHPGMFKPNCDENGNYMPLQCYGSIGYCWCVFPNGTEVPHTRSRGRHNCSDPMEMEYPSSGLEV; from the exons ATGGAAGACCAGCGTGACCTCATCTCCAACCATGAGCAGCTGCCCATGCTGGGCCAGCGCCCCAGAGCCCAGGAGAG CAAGTGCAGTCGTGGAGCCCTGTACACGGGCTTTTCTGTCTTGGTGGCTCTGCTCCTGGCTGGCCAGGCCACCACTGCCTACTTCCTGTACCAGCAGCAGGGCCGGCTGGACAAGCTGACGGTCACCTCCCAGAACCTGCAGCTGGAGAACCTGCGCATGAAGCTTCCCAAGC CTGCCAAGCCTTTGAGCCAGATGCGGATGGCCACTCCCATGCTGATGCGGGCGCTGCCCATGGCAGGCCCGGAG cCCATGAAGAACGCCACCAAGTATGGCAACATGACACAGGACCACGTGATGCACCTGCTCCTG AAGGCGGACCCCCTGAAGGTGTACCCGCAGCTGAAGGGGAGCCTGCCAGAAAACCTGAAACACCTTAAGGACTCCATGGACGGCTTGGACTGGAAG CTCTTTGAGAACTGGCTGCATCAGTGGCTCTTGTTTGAAATGAGCAAGAACTCACTGGAGGAGAAGCCCTTTGAGGTTCCACCAAAAG TACTGACCCAGTGCCAGGAAGAGGTCAGCCGCATCCCTGCCATCCACCCGGGCATGTTCAAGCCCAACTGCGACGAGAACGGCAACTATATGCCGCTCCAGTGCTATGGGAGCATCGGCTACTGCTGGTGTGTCTTCCCCAACGGCACCGAGGTCCCCCACACCAGGAGCCGCGGGCGCCATAACTGCAGTG ACCCAATGGAGATGGAGTATCCGTCATCTGGGCTAGAGGTGTAA